One segment of Enterobacter ludwigii DNA contains the following:
- the speFL gene encoding leader peptide SpeFL, whose translation MENNNRLMPHIRRTTHIMMFAHRNCFDFHIFNAR comes from the coding sequence ATGGAAAACAATAATCGTTTAATGCCCCATATAAGGCGGACAACTCATATCATGATGTTTGCCCACCGAAACTGTTTTGACTTTCATATCTTTAATGCCCGGTAG
- the speF gene encoding ornithine decarboxylase SpeF, whose product MKSLKIAASRACPDCFTTHRELVDINATDYIDVAAIVLAVSDIFTGRIEEIEATGFGIPVFVATHKEEIIPAEYLSRIHGVFEASDTSNDFHGRQLEAAAQKYETQLRPPFFRALVDYVKQGNSAFDCPGHQGGQFFRRHPAGNQFVDFFGETLFRSDLCNADVAMGDLLIHEGAPCIAQQHAAKVFNADKTYFVLNGTSSSNKVVLNALLTPGDLVLFDRNNHKSNHHGALLQAGATPVYLETARNPYGFIGGIDAHCFEENYLRELVSEVAPGRARDARPFRLAVIQLGTYDGTIYNARQVVDNIGHLCDYILFDSAWVGYEQFIPMMADCSPLLLELNENDPGILVTQSVHKQQAGFSQTSQIHKKDSHIKGQQRYVPHKRLNNAFMMHASTSPFYPLFAALDINARMHEGQSGRNMWMDCVVTGIEARKLILQNCQYLRPFVPELVDGRPWESWDTAEIATDLRFFHFVPGEHWHAFEGYAEHQYFIDPCKLLLTTPGINARTGEYEDFGVPATILANFLRENGIVPEKCDLNSILFLLTPAEDMGKLQQLVAQLVRFEKLLETDAPLKEVLPSVCKQYPERYADYTLRQICQEMHELYARHNVKQLQKEMFRKSHFPRVMMNPQEANYAYLRGEVELVSLRDAEGRIAAEGALPYPPGVLCVVPGEVWGGSVLRYFAALEEGINLLPGFAPELQGVYVEECDGRKQVRCNVIKHAAAQPSLLKGEKL is encoded by the coding sequence ATGAAAAGTTTAAAAATTGCAGCCAGCCGCGCCTGCCCTGATTGCTTTACCACTCACCGTGAACTGGTTGATATCAACGCCACGGATTATATTGATGTTGCCGCTATTGTTCTGGCCGTCAGCGATATTTTCACTGGTCGTATAGAAGAAATAGAAGCAACCGGATTTGGCATTCCTGTTTTTGTCGCGACGCATAAAGAAGAAATTATCCCGGCAGAGTATTTATCGCGGATCCACGGCGTATTCGAAGCATCAGACACCAGCAACGACTTCCACGGACGCCAACTGGAAGCGGCCGCGCAGAAGTATGAAACCCAACTGCGTCCGCCGTTTTTCCGGGCTCTGGTCGACTATGTCAAACAGGGTAACAGCGCCTTCGACTGCCCGGGTCACCAGGGCGGGCAATTCTTCCGCCGTCACCCTGCCGGCAATCAGTTTGTCGATTTCTTTGGCGAAACCCTTTTCCGCTCAGACCTGTGCAACGCCGACGTGGCGATGGGCGATCTGCTGATCCACGAAGGGGCACCCTGCATTGCGCAGCAACATGCGGCCAAAGTCTTTAATGCCGATAAAACCTACTTCGTGCTGAACGGAACCTCATCGTCCAACAAAGTGGTGCTCAACGCCCTTCTCACTCCGGGCGACCTGGTCCTGTTCGATCGCAACAACCATAAATCCAACCACCATGGAGCACTTCTTCAGGCGGGCGCAACGCCGGTCTATCTGGAAACCGCACGTAACCCGTACGGCTTTATTGGCGGCATCGACGCCCACTGCTTCGAGGAGAATTATCTGCGTGAGCTGGTGTCCGAAGTGGCGCCGGGCCGTGCCCGCGACGCGCGTCCGTTCCGCCTGGCGGTGATTCAGCTGGGTACCTACGATGGCACCATCTATAACGCTCGCCAGGTCGTGGATAACATCGGCCATCTGTGCGACTACATCCTGTTTGACTCTGCCTGGGTGGGTTACGAGCAGTTTATACCGATGATGGCCGATTGCTCTCCGCTGCTGCTGGAGCTGAATGAAAACGATCCAGGGATCCTGGTCACCCAGTCAGTCCATAAACAGCAGGCCGGTTTCTCACAGACCTCGCAAATCCACAAGAAGGACAGCCACATCAAAGGCCAGCAGCGCTATGTTCCGCATAAGCGGCTGAATAATGCCTTCATGATGCACGCGTCCACCAGCCCGTTCTATCCGCTGTTTGCTGCACTGGATATCAACGCCCGCATGCATGAGGGACAGAGCGGCCGCAACATGTGGATGGACTGCGTGGTGACCGGTATCGAAGCCCGTAAGCTGATCCTGCAGAACTGCCAGTATCTTCGCCCGTTCGTGCCGGAACTGGTTGATGGCCGTCCGTGGGAAAGCTGGGACACCGCTGAGATTGCCACGGATCTGCGCTTCTTCCACTTCGTGCCCGGTGAACACTGGCACGCCTTCGAAGGCTATGCCGAACATCAGTATTTTATCGATCCGTGCAAACTGCTGCTGACCACGCCGGGTATTAACGCCCGGACCGGTGAGTACGAGGATTTCGGCGTCCCCGCCACTATTCTCGCCAACTTCCTGCGTGAAAACGGCATCGTGCCGGAAAAATGCGATCTCAACTCCATCCTGTTCCTGCTCACGCCTGCCGAGGATATGGGCAAACTGCAGCAACTGGTCGCGCAACTGGTGCGCTTCGAAAAACTGCTCGAGACGGATGCCCCTCTAAAAGAGGTGCTGCCTTCTGTCTGTAAACAGTATCCGGAGCGCTATGCAGATTACACCCTGCGCCAGATTTGCCAGGAAATGCATGAGCTGTACGCCCGCCACAACGTGAAGCAGCTGCAAAAAGAGATGTTCCGCAAGTCTCACTTCCCGCGCGTCATGATGAACCCGCAAGAGGCGAACTATGCCTACCTGCGGGGTGAGGTCGAGCTGGTCTCACTGCGCGATGCGGAAGGTCGCATTGCCGCCGAAGGCGCCCTTCCTTATCCACCGGGGGTATTGTGCGTTGTGCCGGGTGAAGTCTGGGGCGGTTCCGTGCTGCGCTACTTTGCTGCGCTGGAAGAGGGTATCAACCTTTTACCGGGCTTCGCGCCGGAACTGCAGGGCGTTTACGTTGAGGAGTGTGACGGTCGTAAGCAGGTTCGTTGTAACGTCATCAAACACGCTGCCGCTCAGCCATCGCTGCTGAAAGGAGAAAAATTATGA
- the potE gene encoding putrescine-ornithine antiporter, which translates to MSKSNKMGVVQLTILTMVNMMGSGIIMLPTKLAEVGTISIISWMVTAVGSMALAWAFAKCGMFSRKPGGMGGYAEYAFGKSGNFMANYTYGVSLLIANVAIAISAVGYGTELFGVALTPVQIGLATIGVLWICTVANFGGARITGQISSITVWGVIIPVVGLCIIGWFWFSPTLYVNSWNPHHVPFFTAVGSSIAMTLWAFLGLESACANAEVVENPEKNVPIAVLGGTLGAAAIYIVSTNVIAGIVPNMDLASSTAPFGLAFAQMFTPGVGKVIMGLMVMSCCGSLLGWQFTIAQVFKSSADEGYFPKIFSRVSKAEAPVQGMLAIVIFQSGLSLMTISPSLNSQFNVLVNLAVVTNIIPYILSMAALVIIQKVAKVDAGKARVANIVALIGAIYSFYALYSSGQEAMLYGAMVTFMGWTLYGLVSPRFELKNKHS; encoded by the coding sequence ATGAGCAAGTCCAATAAAATGGGCGTGGTGCAGCTGACCATTCTCACCATGGTAAACATGATGGGGTCCGGGATCATCATGCTACCCACCAAGCTTGCGGAAGTAGGAACCATTTCGATTATCTCCTGGATGGTGACCGCAGTGGGGTCAATGGCACTGGCCTGGGCATTCGCCAAGTGCGGTATGTTCAGCCGCAAGCCCGGCGGGATGGGCGGCTACGCCGAATATGCCTTTGGCAAATCCGGTAACTTCATGGCCAACTACACCTACGGCGTCTCTTTGCTGATCGCTAACGTGGCGATTGCCATTTCCGCCGTGGGTTACGGTACGGAGCTATTCGGTGTGGCGCTGACCCCGGTGCAAATCGGGCTGGCCACCATCGGCGTGCTGTGGATCTGCACCGTGGCAAACTTTGGCGGCGCGCGCATTACCGGACAGATCAGCAGTATTACCGTCTGGGGGGTCATTATCCCGGTGGTTGGGCTGTGCATCATCGGCTGGTTCTGGTTTAGCCCCACGCTGTACGTCAACTCCTGGAACCCACACCATGTTCCGTTCTTCACCGCAGTGGGCTCTTCCATCGCCATGACGCTGTGGGCCTTCCTGGGGCTGGAATCTGCGTGTGCTAACGCCGAAGTGGTGGAAAACCCGGAGAAGAACGTACCGATTGCCGTGCTTGGCGGTACGCTGGGCGCAGCAGCCATTTACATTGTCTCAACCAACGTGATTGCAGGGATTGTACCGAACATGGATCTTGCCAGTTCCACGGCACCGTTCGGTCTGGCCTTTGCGCAGATGTTTACGCCGGGTGTCGGGAAAGTGATCATGGGGCTGATGGTGATGTCCTGCTGCGGCTCGCTCCTCGGCTGGCAGTTCACCATTGCTCAGGTCTTTAAATCATCCGCTGACGAAGGGTATTTCCCGAAAATCTTCTCCCGGGTCAGCAAAGCAGAGGCACCGGTTCAGGGCATGCTGGCGATTGTTATCTTCCAGAGTGGGTTATCTTTGATGACCATCAGCCCGTCGCTGAACAGCCAGTTCAACGTGCTGGTCAACCTGGCGGTAGTGACCAATATCATTCCATATATTCTGTCGATGGCGGCGCTGGTCATCATTCAGAAGGTGGCGAAGGTGGACGCAGGCAAAGCGAGGGTGGCGAATATTGTGGCGCTGATTGGGGCAATTTACAGCTTCTATGCGCTCTACTCTTCCGGCCAGGAAGCCATGCTGTATGGTGCGATGGTGACCTTTATGGGCTGGACGCTGTACGGTCTGGTATCACCGCGGTTTGAATTGAAAAATAAACACAGTTAA
- the kdpD gene encoding two-component system sensor histidine kinase KdpD has translation MTDEPMRPDPDRLLEQTAEAHRGKLKIFFGACAGVGKTFAMLTEAQRLRAQGLDILIGVVETHGRKETAALLKGLATQPPRRISHRGRLVTEFDLDAALARRPALILMDELAHSNASGSRHPKRWQDVEELLEAGIDVFTTVNVQHLESLNDVVSGVTGIQVRETVPDPFFDSADEVVLVDLPPDDLRQRLHEGKVYIAGQAERAIEHFFRKGNLIALRELALRRTADRVDDQMRAWRDLQGQERVWHTRDAILLCVGHGSGNEKLVRTAARLAAKFGSVWHAVYVETPQLHALPENQRRAILSSLRLAQELGAETATLSDPQEDKAILRYAREHNLGKIVIGRRQHRRWFSRESFADKLARRAPDLDLVIVALDDKPTPLPNRAPDSRTFNDKWRIQIRGCLVAVVLCALITVIASHWLIAFDAANLVMIYLLGVVVVALFYGRWPSVLATFINVISFDLFFIAPRGTLAVSDVQYILTFAVMLTVGLVIGNLTAGVRYQARIARYREQRTRHLYEMSKSLAVGRTPLDIVQTSEQFIRSTFHASNLILLPDEHGKLRPLTSASGMTPWDEAIARWSFDKGLPAGAGTDTLPGVPYQILPLRSADKNQGLVIVEPSNLRQLMIPEQQRLLETFTLLVASALERLALTASEEQARLASERESIRNSLLAALSHDLRTPLTVLFGQSEILTLDLAAEGSKHALQASEIRQHVLNTTRLVNNLLDMARIQSGGFNLKKEWLTLEEVVGSALKMLEPGLGGRHIALNMPEPLTLIHVDGPLFERVLINLLENAGKYAGANARIGVDATVEDHTLRLDVWDTGPGIPAGQEFAIFEKFARGNKESAIPGVGLGLAICQAIIDVHGGTISAENRPEGGARFCVKLPLEAPPELNELPEDL, from the coding sequence ATGACCGACGAGCCCATGCGCCCGGATCCGGACAGGCTGCTCGAACAGACGGCTGAAGCCCATCGCGGCAAACTGAAAATCTTCTTCGGCGCCTGTGCTGGCGTCGGGAAAACCTTCGCCATGCTGACAGAAGCCCAGCGGCTTCGGGCGCAGGGGCTCGATATTCTTATCGGCGTGGTGGAAACCCACGGCCGGAAAGAGACGGCAGCACTGTTGAAGGGGCTGGCGACACAGCCGCCTCGCCGTATCAGCCATCGTGGGCGTCTGGTCACGGAGTTCGATCTCGACGCCGCCCTCGCCCGCAGGCCCGCGCTTATCCTGATGGACGAACTGGCACACAGTAATGCTTCAGGCTCGCGCCACCCCAAACGCTGGCAGGACGTTGAAGAGCTGCTTGAAGCAGGCATTGATGTTTTCACCACGGTAAATGTTCAGCATCTCGAAAGCCTGAACGACGTGGTCAGCGGCGTGACCGGGATTCAGGTTCGCGAAACCGTACCCGATCCCTTTTTCGACTCTGCGGACGAAGTGGTGCTGGTCGATCTGCCTCCAGACGATCTGCGCCAGCGACTGCATGAAGGAAAAGTCTATATTGCAGGTCAGGCCGAACGCGCCATCGAACATTTCTTTCGCAAAGGCAACCTGATAGCCCTGCGCGAGCTGGCCCTGCGTCGCACGGCGGATCGCGTGGACGATCAGATGCGCGCCTGGCGTGACCTGCAAGGGCAGGAGCGCGTCTGGCATACGCGGGATGCCATTCTGCTGTGTGTGGGTCACGGCAGCGGCAATGAAAAGCTCGTCCGCACCGCAGCGCGTCTGGCGGCCAAGTTTGGTAGCGTCTGGCATGCGGTCTATGTCGAGACGCCGCAGCTTCACGCGCTGCCTGAAAACCAGCGCCGCGCGATCTTAAGTTCGCTGCGTCTGGCACAGGAGCTGGGCGCAGAAACCGCCACCCTCTCCGATCCCCAGGAAGATAAAGCCATTCTGCGCTACGCGCGTGAGCACAACCTCGGGAAAATTGTCATTGGCCGTCGTCAGCATCGTCGCTGGTTTAGCCGCGAATCCTTTGCTGACAAACTGGCCCGGCGTGCTCCCGACCTCGATCTGGTAATTGTCGCACTGGATGACAAACCCACCCCTTTACCCAACCGCGCACCGGACAGCCGCACTTTTAATGATAAATGGCGAATTCAGATCCGCGGCTGTCTTGTCGCCGTCGTGCTCTGCGCGCTGATCACCGTGATTGCCAGCCACTGGCTGATTGCCTTCGATGCGGCCAATCTGGTGATGATCTACCTGCTCGGCGTGGTCGTGGTGGCGCTCTTTTACGGGCGCTGGCCCTCAGTACTGGCGACGTTCATCAACGTCATCAGCTTCGATCTGTTCTTTATCGCGCCCCGCGGAACGCTCGCCGTTTCGGATGTGCAGTACATTCTCACCTTTGCCGTGATGCTTACCGTTGGGCTGGTGATCGGTAATCTGACGGCGGGTGTGCGCTATCAGGCCCGTATCGCGCGCTACCGCGAACAGCGCACACGGCATCTTTATGAGATGTCTAAATCGCTGGCGGTTGGCCGTACGCCGCTGGATATTGTGCAGACCAGCGAGCAGTTTATCCGCTCGACCTTTCACGCCAGCAACCTGATTTTACTCCCGGACGAACACGGGAAACTGCGCCCGCTGACCTCGGCCTCAGGCATGACGCCCTGGGATGAAGCCATTGCGCGCTGGAGCTTTGATAAAGGACTCCCTGCGGGTGCAGGGACGGACACCCTGCCCGGCGTACCGTATCAAATTCTGCCGCTGCGCAGTGCCGATAAAAATCAGGGGCTGGTGATCGTTGAACCTTCGAATCTGCGCCAGCTGATGATCCCCGAACAGCAGCGATTGCTGGAGACATTTACCCTGCTGGTGGCAAGCGCACTGGAACGGCTGGCGCTTACCGCCAGCGAAGAACAGGCCCGTCTGGCAAGCGAGCGCGAGAGCATTCGTAACTCATTGCTGGCCGCCCTCTCCCACGACCTTCGCACCCCACTCACCGTGCTGTTTGGCCAGTCAGAAATTTTGACGCTGGATTTGGCAGCGGAAGGCTCGAAACATGCGTTGCAGGCCAGCGAGATCCGCCAGCATGTGCTGAACACCACACGCCTGGTAAATAATCTGCTTGATATGGCGCGTATTCAGTCGGGCGGATTTAACCTCAAAAAAGAGTGGCTCACGCTCGAAGAGGTGGTGGGTAGCGCTTTGAAAATGCTGGAGCCGGGCCTCGGTGGGCGCCATATTGCGCTGAACATGCCCGAACCGCTGACGTTAATTCACGTTGATGGCCCGCTGTTTGAACGCGTGCTGATCAATCTGCTGGAAAATGCCGGCAAATACGCAGGAGCAAACGCCCGGATTGGGGTGGATGCCACGGTGGAAGATCACACGCTACGGCTTGACGTCTGGGATACCGGGCCGGGTATCCCTGCCGGACAGGAGTTCGCTATTTTCGAGAAATTTGCCCGCGGTAATAAAGAGTCGGCCATTCCCGGCGTGGGTCTGGGTCTGGCGATTTGCCAGGCGATTATTGACGTTCATGGCGGTACCATTTCGGCGGAGAATCGCCCGGAAGGCGGCGCACGTTTTTGTGTTAAACTTCCTCTGGAAGCCCCGCCAGAACTTAATGAATTACCAGAGGATTTGTGA
- the kdpC gene encoding potassium-transporting ATPase subunit KdpC, with protein sequence MTMLRPAILLFILLSLITGGLYPLVTTALGQWWFKDQANGSLIVQNGENRGSRLIGQNFTDARYFQGRPSATAESPYNPMASGGSNLAGSNPELDKAIAERVAALRAANPQASREVPVELVTASASGLDYSLTPKAVAWQIPRVAAARQLTVEQVSKLVAEYTQKPLVSFIAMPVVNIVELNLALDALRKN encoded by the coding sequence ATGACGATGTTACGTCCCGCTATACTTCTGTTTATTCTGTTGTCGCTTATTACCGGCGGGCTTTACCCGCTGGTGACCACCGCGCTGGGCCAGTGGTGGTTTAAGGATCAGGCCAACGGCTCGCTGATCGTGCAAAACGGTGAAAACCGCGGTTCGCGTCTGATTGGACAGAATTTTACCGACGCCCGTTACTTCCAGGGACGCCCTTCCGCCACTGCCGAAAGCCCGTATAATCCGATGGCATCCGGTGGCAGTAACCTGGCCGGCAGCAACCCGGAGCTGGATAAAGCCATTGCCGAACGTGTAGCTGCCCTGCGCGCCGCAAATCCACAGGCCAGCCGGGAGGTGCCTGTGGAACTGGTGACGGCCTCTGCGAGCGGGCTGGACTACAGCCTGACGCCGAAAGCGGTGGCATGGCAGATCCCCCGCGTCGCAGCGGCCCGTCAGCTGACGGTGGAACAGGTGAGCAAGCTGGTCGCAGAGTATACGCAAAAACCGCTGGTCAGCTTCATCGCCATGCCCGTGGTGAATATTGTTGAGCTGAATCTGGCGCTGGACGCGCTAAGGAAAAACTAA
- the kdpE gene encoding two-component system response regulator KdpE, with protein MINVLIVEDEIAISRFLRAALEGDGLRVHDAGTLQRGLIEAATRKPDLVILDLGLPDGDGIDFIREVRQWSQMPILVLSARTEESDKIAALDAGADDYLIKPFGIGELQARLRVALRRHSATTPADPTYTFGDIRVDLAARRIVRGEEEIHLTPIEFRLLAVLLNNHGKVLTQRQLLSQVWGPNAVEHSHYLRIYMGHLRQKLEVDPARPRHLLTETGIGYRFML; from the coding sequence GTGATCAACGTTCTGATTGTTGAAGATGAGATCGCCATTAGCCGGTTTCTGCGTGCTGCGCTGGAAGGCGATGGTCTGCGCGTTCATGACGCCGGCACGCTCCAGCGGGGTTTGATTGAAGCGGCCACGCGCAAACCTGATCTGGTGATCCTCGATCTCGGCCTGCCGGATGGCGACGGCATCGATTTTATTCGTGAGGTTCGACAGTGGAGTCAGATGCCCATTCTGGTGCTGTCAGCCCGTACCGAAGAGTCGGATAAAATCGCGGCGCTGGATGCCGGAGCGGATGACTATCTGATTAAGCCTTTTGGTATTGGCGAACTGCAGGCTCGCCTTCGTGTCGCGCTGCGTCGTCACAGCGCCACCACCCCTGCCGACCCAACATACACGTTTGGTGATATTCGGGTTGATCTGGCAGCACGGCGCATTGTTCGCGGTGAAGAGGAAATCCATCTCACCCCCATCGAGTTTCGGCTACTCGCCGTTTTGCTCAATAATCACGGTAAGGTACTCACCCAGCGCCAGCTGTTGAGTCAGGTGTGGGGGCCAAACGCCGTGGAACATAGTCACTATTTACGCATATATATGGGACACCTTCGACAAAAACTGGAAGTTGACCCCGCGCGTCCTCGTCATTTATTAACTGAAACCGGTATCGGTTATCGGTTCATGCTTTGA
- the pgm gene encoding phosphoglucomutase (alpha-D-glucose-1,6-bisphosphate-dependent), translating to MANHSRAGQPAQQSDLINVAQLTAQYYVLKPVVGNAEHAVKFGTSGHRGSAARHSFNEPHILAIAQAIAEERAKNGVTGPCYVGKDTHALSEPAFISVLEVLTANGVDVIVQENNGFTPTPAVSNAILVHNKKGGALADGIVITPSHNPPEDGGIKYNPPNGGPADTNVTKVVEDRANALLADGLKGVKRLSLDAAMASGHVKEQDLVQPFVEGLADIVDMAAIQKAGLKLGVDPLGGSGIEYWKRIAEHYKLNLTIVNDHVDQTFRFMHLDKDGAIRMDCSSECAMAGLLALRDKFDLAFANDPDYDRHGIVTPAGLMNPNHYLAVAINYLFQHRPQWGKEVAVGKTLVSSAMIDRVVEALGRKLVEVPVGFKWFVDGLHDGSFGFGGEESAGASFLRFDGTPWSTDKDGIIMCLLAAEITAVTGKNPQEHYNELAARFGAPSYNRIQAGATSAQKAALSKLSPEMVSASTLAGDPITARLTAAPGNGASIGGLKVMTENGWFAARPSGTEDAYKIYCESFLGDEHRKLIEKEAVEIVSEVLKNA from the coding sequence ATGGCAAATCACAGCCGTGCAGGCCAACCTGCACAACAAAGCGATTTGATTAACGTCGCTCAGCTGACCGCGCAGTATTACGTGCTGAAACCGGTCGTGGGCAACGCAGAACACGCAGTGAAGTTTGGTACATCTGGCCACCGCGGTAGCGCGGCGCGCCATAGCTTTAACGAACCGCACATTCTGGCTATTGCTCAGGCCATCGCGGAAGAGCGCGCTAAAAACGGCGTTACCGGTCCGTGCTATGTGGGAAAAGATACCCATGCTCTGTCTGAACCGGCGTTCATTTCCGTGCTGGAAGTGCTGACGGCGAATGGCGTTGACGTCATTGTTCAGGAAAATAACGGCTTCACGCCGACCCCTGCGGTCTCTAACGCGATCCTTGTCCACAACAAAAAAGGCGGCGCGCTGGCTGACGGGATTGTGATCACTCCATCACACAACCCGCCGGAAGACGGTGGGATCAAATACAACCCGCCTAACGGTGGACCGGCAGACACGAACGTCACGAAAGTGGTTGAAGATCGTGCCAATGCGCTGCTGGCGGATGGCCTGAAAGGGGTGAAACGCCTCTCTCTGGATGCGGCCATGGCGTCCGGCCATGTGAAAGAGCAGGATCTGGTACAGCCATTTGTGGAAGGTCTGGCGGATATCGTCGATATGGCGGCAATCCAGAAAGCCGGTCTGAAGCTGGGCGTTGACCCTCTCGGCGGCTCCGGTATCGAATACTGGAAACGCATCGCAGAGCATTACAAGCTGAACCTGACCATCGTTAACGATCACGTTGATCAGACCTTCCGCTTTATGCACCTGGATAAAGACGGCGCAATCCGTATGGACTGCTCTTCCGAGTGCGCGATGGCGGGCCTGCTGGCGCTGCGTGATAAATTCGACCTGGCGTTTGCCAACGACCCGGATTATGACCGCCACGGTATTGTCACCCCGGCAGGGCTGATGAACCCGAACCATTATCTTGCGGTTGCCATCAACTACCTGTTCCAGCATCGTCCACAGTGGGGCAAAGAGGTGGCTGTAGGTAAAACGCTTGTCTCCTCGGCGATGATTGACCGCGTGGTTGAGGCGCTGGGCCGTAAGCTGGTGGAAGTACCGGTAGGCTTCAAATGGTTTGTTGACGGTCTGCACGACGGCAGCTTCGGTTTTGGCGGTGAAGAGAGCGCGGGCGCATCCTTCCTGCGTTTCGACGGCACGCCATGGTCCACCGATAAAGACGGGATCATCATGTGCCTGCTGGCGGCGGAAATCACCGCTGTCACCGGTAAAAATCCGCAGGAACACTATAACGAGCTGGCGGCACGCTTTGGCGCGCCAAGCTATAACCGTATTCAGGCTGGCGCGACCTCCGCGCAGAAAGCAGCGCTGTCTAAACTCTCTCCGGAGATGGTCAGTGCCAGCACGCTGGCCGGTGATCCTATCACGGCCCGTCTGACGGCGGCCCCGGGTAACGGTGCCTCAATCGGTGGTCTGAAAGTGATGACCGAAAACGGCTGGTTTGCCGCGCGTCCATCCGGTACGGAAGATGCATACAAAATCTATTGTGAGAGCTTCCTCGGCGACGAACACCGTAAGCTGATTGAGAAAGAAGCGGTAGAGATTGTCAGCGAAGTGCTGAAAAACGCGTAA